From a region of the Aeoliella mucimassa genome:
- a CDS encoding type II secretion system F family protein — translation MSPLLDSLKLPSFSKARKNNAARGGLRTSNKHKLDSGHLKNKQVTYLFRQLSTLIENGVSLPKALATLSEEKGTETYRRMLEVLRKRLENGESFSGALSHYPSTFDAVLISQVKVGERAGHLGESLRHLAEHREKAGKLRSEIIKKLTYPALLVIVGTAVITFLLTYVVPVFEQTYDNAKVPLPAITQALIAVGAFSRSYLLFIIGGIILTTVAIRQLRRNEEFAFRMDESLLKIPVVGPWLREMALLQMMEVLGDLLKAGFTLADALGEASESVTNRSAKVRVRELQKAVIRGERFSREMERHSSFFPPMVSQLVIIGEQTGMLTKSTRHICDHLSSEIERKATVFVAAIEPILTMTLAAAVAAVLMAIYLPMFDMINTVGK, via the coding sequence ATGAGTCCCCTACTCGACAGCTTGAAGTTACCTTCGTTCTCGAAAGCGAGAAAGAATAATGCTGCGCGAGGTGGCCTGCGGACCAGCAACAAACACAAACTCGATTCAGGTCATCTAAAGAACAAGCAAGTCACCTACCTGTTCCGTCAGTTGTCGACTTTGATCGAAAATGGTGTTTCACTCCCCAAAGCATTAGCCACTCTGTCGGAAGAAAAAGGGACCGAAACCTATCGCCGCATGCTCGAAGTCCTCCGAAAACGACTCGAGAACGGCGAAAGCTTTAGCGGCGCTTTAAGCCATTACCCCAGCACATTCGACGCGGTGCTGATTAGCCAAGTGAAGGTTGGCGAACGTGCAGGTCACCTTGGTGAGTCGCTCCGACACCTCGCCGAACATCGCGAAAAAGCAGGTAAGCTCCGCAGTGAGATCATTAAGAAACTCACCTACCCTGCCCTGCTGGTAATCGTTGGCACGGCCGTTATTACCTTTTTGCTCACGTACGTGGTACCAGTATTCGAGCAAACCTACGACAACGCCAAAGTACCCTTGCCGGCCATCACTCAAGCCCTCATCGCAGTTGGTGCATTCAGCCGTAGCTATCTGCTGTTCATTATCGGCGGTATCATTCTCACGACGGTTGCCATCCGGCAATTGCGGCGGAATGAAGAATTTGCCTTCCGCATGGATGAATCGCTATTAAAGATCCCAGTCGTGGGCCCCTGGCTTCGCGAAATGGCCCTGCTACAAATGATGGAAGTGCTAGGCGATCTACTAAAAGCCGGTTTTACCCTTGCCGATGCACTTGGAGAAGCCTCCGAATCGGTTACAAACCGCTCCGCTAAAGTACGCGTTCGCGAACTCCAAAAGGCGGTGATCCGTGGCGAACGCTTCAGTCGCGAAATGGAACGACACTCTTCGTTCTTCCCTCCTATGGTAAGCCAACTGGTGATTATCGGCGAGCAAACCGGCATGCTAACCAAATCAACCCGACATATCTGCGATCACCTCTCCTCGGAGATTGAACGCAAAGCTACCGTGTTTGTGGCCGCGATTGAGCCAATTCTCACGATGACTCTGGCAGCTGCCGTGGCGGCGGTGTTGATGGCGATTTACTTGCCGATGTTCGACATGATTAACACCGTAGGCAAGTAG
- a CDS encoding competence type IV pilus major pilin ComGC — MRRTSTKRSGFSLMELLAVVTILGIIAAIVVPRVSVSSATAKQKVHEHNKATINSAVERYYIETGSWPADDLSDIGANTNYFPDGIPVNPTDNSAYALNTTTHRVQ, encoded by the coding sequence ATGAGACGAACATCCACCAAACGCAGCGGTTTCTCCCTGATGGAGCTTTTAGCGGTGGTGACCATCCTTGGTATTATCGCTGCCATCGTAGTGCCTCGTGTTAGTGTTTCGTCCGCCACGGCGAAGCAAAAGGTTCATGAGCACAACAAGGCCACCATCAATTCGGCCGTAGAGCGGTACTATATCGAGACCGGTAGCTGGCCCGCCGACGATCTAAGCGACATCGGCGCTAACACCAATTACTTCCCCGACGGCATTCCAGTGAACCCGACCGACAACTCGGCCTACGCACTGAATACCACCACGCACCGCGTGCAGTAG
- a CDS encoding secretin N-terminal domain-containing protein has product MPHQEPAPTTTRSKRSVCAYSAWLPATWMMLAICCLSVAVQAQQPESTGPSINFGTASSQTASPELMAALETEGDLVLRGSTLDAALFTINELWKVNIIAGHLEGEVNGVFKDAPLKEILDTILLGNGYGYRMVGKSIVVSKLDQLGQVNPFFVSEAIQVANAKPSDLVEAARLLSTPQGRVQAIDSAGSLIVIDFPERVKMIRELVSSVDAASGGPGMLDGTGRPKPLEVGYFHTQYITVADAKQVLSTVLGPVGRVEAIDNEDRLIIVDFADNLAMAERVLAQMDRPRPQVQITALIYDLSLIDIEQLGMNWAQTVNTRTTGSASTDFTLTNPFSPSASGALFTFTHMDNNFDIGAVAQAIQTANDSRLLANPNVTVMDNEEAAFEAVTQIPYQQITQTGQGGQLAGTAFKDAGIKLDVIPKIAADGTVELTIRPEFSRLTGYTPGDNQPVIDTRATSTTVRVRTGETLVIGGMRQRSDVGEFGGVPGLKDVRFVGQLFRSRSTDIRESELVVFITPRIVGYSGPLDCREQLVKDTIDCRLNHVPRAEGCPPYGNMCNQTIAAPPCCGPEVVPTPAPGIAPEPHSAADTVPSVSLRRMPAPPGSAQPPAATLEVRRMPPPPGRTSVALRPPAPPATSVMIPEGRLRRDYDSRFRATGGVYPGQQRMIERMPEPAAKPAEEPTEKKSWWDQLIIR; this is encoded by the coding sequence ATGCCGCACCAGGAGCCAGCACCGACCACTACGCGCAGCAAGCGTTCCGTTTGCGCGTACAGTGCATGGCTTCCCGCAACTTGGATGATGCTGGCAATCTGCTGCCTGTCTGTCGCGGTGCAGGCTCAACAGCCGGAATCTACCGGGCCTTCGATCAACTTTGGCACTGCATCGTCGCAGACCGCCAGCCCTGAATTAATGGCCGCCCTCGAAACCGAAGGCGACCTCGTGCTGCGCGGCTCAACCCTCGATGCGGCGTTGTTCACGATCAACGAGCTTTGGAAGGTAAACATTATTGCCGGCCACCTCGAAGGCGAAGTCAACGGCGTCTTCAAGGATGCTCCGCTCAAGGAGATTCTCGACACCATCCTGCTAGGCAATGGCTACGGCTATCGCATGGTGGGTAAGAGCATCGTGGTAAGCAAGCTCGATCAACTGGGACAGGTGAACCCTTTCTTCGTCTCCGAAGCCATTCAAGTAGCGAACGCGAAGCCTTCGGACTTAGTCGAAGCCGCCCGATTGCTGAGTACTCCCCAAGGTCGAGTGCAAGCGATCGATTCGGCGGGCAGTCTGATCGTGATCGACTTCCCCGAGCGGGTAAAGATGATTCGCGAGCTGGTGTCGAGTGTCGATGCCGCCAGCGGTGGGCCGGGCATGCTCGATGGCACAGGTCGGCCCAAACCACTTGAAGTCGGCTATTTCCATACACAATACATCACAGTGGCCGACGCTAAGCAGGTACTGAGCACGGTGCTTGGTCCCGTTGGACGCGTCGAGGCCATCGACAACGAAGACCGCCTAATCATCGTCGACTTTGCCGATAACCTGGCCATGGCCGAGCGGGTGTTAGCTCAAATGGATCGCCCGCGGCCGCAGGTGCAAATCACCGCTTTGATTTACGACCTGAGCCTAATCGACATTGAACAACTCGGCATGAACTGGGCGCAAACGGTCAATACTCGCACCACTGGCAGTGCTTCGACCGACTTCACGCTCACCAACCCCTTCTCGCCTTCGGCTTCGGGGGCGTTGTTCACGTTTACACACATGGACAACAACTTCGATATTGGCGCGGTTGCCCAGGCGATTCAAACCGCAAACGACTCGCGGTTGCTCGCCAATCCGAACGTCACGGTAATGGACAACGAGGAAGCTGCTTTCGAGGCGGTCACGCAGATTCCCTATCAACAAATCACGCAAACTGGCCAAGGGGGACAGTTGGCCGGCACCGCGTTTAAGGATGCTGGTATTAAACTCGATGTAATTCCCAAGATTGCGGCCGACGGCACCGTGGAACTCACGATTCGCCCCGAGTTCAGCCGCCTGACCGGCTACACCCCAGGCGACAATCAGCCGGTGATCGATACCCGAGCTACCAGTACGACCGTACGCGTGCGGACGGGCGAAACACTCGTCATCGGCGGCATGCGTCAACGGAGCGATGTCGGCGAGTTCGGCGGCGTGCCCGGCTTAAAAGACGTACGATTCGTTGGCCAGTTGTTCCGTTCGCGGAGCACTGATATTCGAGAGAGTGAACTCGTGGTGTTCATCACCCCCCGGATTGTCGGCTACAGCGGACCACTCGATTGCCGTGAGCAGTTGGTGAAAGACACGATCGATTGCCGACTGAACCATGTACCCCGCGCCGAGGGGTGTCCTCCGTATGGCAACATGTGCAATCAGACCATCGCAGCACCTCCGTGCTGTGGTCCCGAAGTGGTTCCGACTCCCGCACCCGGTATCGCTCCCGAACCTCACAGTGCAGCTGATACGGTCCCTTCGGTTTCGCTACGTCGTATGCCCGCTCCACCTGGCAGTGCTCAACCTCCAGCGGCAACGCTGGAAGTACGGCGGATGCCTCCTCCGCCAGGGCGTACGTCGGTGGCCCTGCGCCCCCCCGCTCCACCAGCAACTTCGGTCATGATTCCCGAAGGCCGGTTGCGTCGTGACTACGATTCACGATTCCGAGCCACCGGCGGAGTGTACCCTGGTCAGCAACGCATGATTGAGCGGATGCCGGAACCCGCAGCGAAGCCGGCGGAGGAGCCCACAGAGAAAAAGTCGTGGTGGGATCAGCTGATCATCCGTTAA
- a CDS encoding IS5 family transposase produces the protein MATKEKRTYKVTNWKEYNKSLIERGNITIWFSDEALENWEHPNDQTKVGRPFVFSDTAIECLLTIRELLKLPYRQTEGFGRSLVAMLGVEAAIPNYSSLAKRASKLNVSLDIANKRGDIDIVVDSTGMKVFGEGEWKMRTHGKSKRRTWRKLHLSVNPDTREIVAEILTENSCHDADAVPEMLEQVEQPVKKFHGDGSYDKWKVYEGLESEGIEPVIPPQHNAKIKQHGNSAEEPLPRDEAIRQIRRKGRRSWKEEVGYHRRSLAETTMYRVKQSFGSHLKNRVFENQQTEARLRCKIINQFTQLGLPQFEWS, from the coding sequence ATGGCTACGAAAGAAAAACGAACCTACAAAGTCACGAACTGGAAGGAGTATAACAAGTCGCTCATCGAGCGTGGAAACATCACTATTTGGTTTAGCGACGAGGCGTTGGAGAACTGGGAACATCCTAACGACCAGACAAAAGTCGGTCGCCCTTTTGTCTTCAGCGATACGGCGATCGAGTGCTTGCTGACGATTCGCGAACTGCTGAAACTTCCCTATCGGCAGACTGAGGGATTCGGCCGCTCGCTGGTGGCGATGTTGGGCGTCGAGGCAGCGATTCCCAATTATTCTTCGCTCGCCAAGCGAGCCAGCAAGCTGAATGTTTCGCTCGATATCGCTAACAAGAGGGGCGACATCGATATCGTGGTGGATAGCACCGGCATGAAAGTGTTTGGCGAGGGCGAATGGAAGATGCGGACGCATGGCAAGTCGAAGCGGCGGACATGGCGGAAGCTGCATTTGTCGGTGAATCCTGACACCCGCGAGATTGTGGCGGAGATTTTGACCGAGAACAGTTGCCACGATGCCGATGCGGTTCCCGAAATGCTGGAGCAGGTGGAGCAGCCCGTAAAAAAGTTTCACGGCGACGGTAGTTACGACAAGTGGAAGGTTTATGAAGGGCTGGAATCCGAAGGCATTGAGCCGGTGATTCCGCCGCAGCACAACGCCAAGATCAAACAACATGGCAACTCTGCGGAGGAGCCTTTGCCCCGGGACGAGGCAATTCGTCAGATTCGACGCAAGGGGCGTAGGAGTTGGAAAGAGGAAGTGGGCTATCATCGTAGAAGCTTGGCGGAAACGACCATGTACCGAGTGAAACAAAGCTTTGGGAGCCATCTCAAAAACCGAGTATTCGAAAACCAACAAACGGAAGCCCGCTTGCGCTGTAAAATCATCAATCAATTCACCCAACTCGGGCTTCCACAGTTCGAGTGGAGTTAG
- a CDS encoding PilW family protein, giving the protein MNRLPPHRRSGFTLLELMAATAMMATLMVAVVVLIRSSYAVWQAHESDMQVAESAYAALRHIVRNARQASGVSAISASSDTTGNLSLTMDSGEIWHWQHDGSGQVLFGIDPASPTEPLAFNIDQLTFVGYEADGTTPTTVVEDIHSIKCAVQITLPAAGGTVRTVSCYAWIRTW; this is encoded by the coding sequence ATGAATCGCTTGCCACCCCATAGACGATCCGGCTTTACGCTGCTGGAACTGATGGCCGCCACTGCAATGATGGCGACGCTCATGGTGGCGGTTGTCGTGTTGATTCGATCGAGCTACGCCGTGTGGCAGGCCCACGAATCGGACATGCAGGTTGCGGAGTCCGCCTACGCTGCTCTGCGACATATCGTCCGTAACGCTCGCCAAGCGAGTGGGGTTTCTGCGATTTCCGCATCGAGTGACACCACCGGCAACTTGTCGCTCACGATGGACTCCGGTGAAATCTGGCACTGGCAGCACGATGGCAGTGGTCAAGTGCTGTTCGGAATCGATCCGGCCTCGCCGACCGAGCCCTTGGCTTTCAACATCGATCAATTGACGTTCGTCGGATACGAAGCGGATGGCACCACTCCGACTACAGTCGTTGAAGACATTCACTCCATCAAATGCGCAGTCCAAATCACTTTGCCTGCCGCTGGTGGAACGGTGCGCACCGTTTCCTGTTACGCCTGGATCCGCACCTGGTAA
- a CDS encoding GspE/PulE family protein has translation MNRNIVTVEDPVEYRLPGINQVASDNDYGLGFANALKYIMRQDPDVIMVGEIRDHETATTSVQAALTGHLLISTLHTNDAVGAVARLNDLGVDNFKIGGALLGSVAQRLLRSICPECKEPADPNPSLLQALAKNCPVDKNPVYFRGRGCKKCLGTGYLGRIPIYEIMVITPELSDGIEKGLPANRLREIAISQGMVELATAGLEQVFAGRTTLEEVYYKVNG, from the coding sequence ATCAATCGAAACATTGTTACCGTTGAAGATCCAGTCGAGTATCGACTCCCTGGCATCAATCAGGTGGCCTCCGACAACGACTACGGATTGGGTTTTGCCAACGCATTGAAATACATCATGCGTCAGGACCCCGACGTGATCATGGTGGGCGAGATTCGCGACCACGAAACCGCCACGACTAGTGTGCAAGCCGCCTTAACGGGCCATTTGCTTATCAGTACGCTGCATACCAACGATGCAGTGGGTGCGGTTGCTCGTTTGAATGACTTGGGCGTCGACAACTTCAAGATCGGCGGTGCATTGTTGGGCTCTGTCGCTCAGCGATTATTGCGTTCGATATGTCCCGAGTGCAAAGAACCGGCCGATCCGAACCCATCCTTGCTGCAAGCCCTTGCAAAAAACTGTCCGGTCGACAAAAACCCGGTCTACTTCCGCGGACGCGGCTGCAAAAAATGTCTCGGCACCGGGTACCTGGGACGAATTCCGATTTATGAAATCATGGTGATCACGCCTGAATTATCCGACGGAATCGAAAAGGGGCTACCCGCGAATCGCCTGCGAGAAATTGCCATCTCGCAAGGCATGGTCGAACTGGCTACGGCTGGCCTTGAACAAGTATTTGCTGGTCGCACGACCCTGGAAGAAGTGTATTACAAGGTAAATGGCTAG
- a CDS encoding competence type IV pilus major pilin ComGC → MNNNSYPQAGFSIIELLAVLVLLGILATVIIPRATNQISECSKEACYMNQAEIELQTQLWLRNHSSYPSANMSDAGADVTYFPEGLPTCPVDGTPYTIDTTTGTVIGHTH, encoded by the coding sequence ATGAATAACAATAGTTACCCACAAGCAGGATTCTCGATCATCGAACTGCTTGCTGTGCTCGTGTTACTGGGCATTCTGGCAACGGTGATCATTCCGCGAGCAACGAACCAGATAAGCGAGTGCAGCAAAGAAGCCTGCTATATGAACCAGGCCGAAATTGAACTGCAAACACAATTATGGTTGCGAAATCACAGCAGCTATCCATCAGCCAACATGTCGGACGCTGGTGCAGACGTTACCTACTTCCCTGAAGGTCTCCCGACGTGCCCAGTAGATGGCACTCCCTATACGATCGACACAACCACAGGAACCGTCATAGGCCACACGCATTAA
- a CDS encoding GspE/PulE family protein: MARLGDILVNHGWITSSQLDSALMAQGNERGMLGQILVRRGLISFDQLGQALSEQYGVPYFELVPQAVNPQIARLLPETMARQRGCVPVGVSGNQMQLAMVAPDDIETIAETELITGYHVEPVVALDSPLQSAIDRSFDDRIVARQTIVDMKMADLAAAEDSIDESLAEEPVEKEDLAPVVRLVRAILMGAINAGTSDIHLEPHIPEMRVRYRVDGELQQVMTIPNHIEEAVVSRIKVMADMDTTENRRPQDGRLSVSEAGARVNFRVSSIPTVGGEKVVMRLLDEGNKVFDLKSLGLHDRDLKTLQSLIDKPHGMLVVTGPTGSGKTTSMYAILSQLNRALLNN, from the coding sequence ATGGCCCGACTTGGCGACATCCTGGTTAATCATGGCTGGATCACATCCAGTCAATTGGACAGTGCGCTGATGGCTCAGGGCAACGAACGCGGTATGCTGGGACAGATCCTGGTTCGCCGAGGACTGATCTCGTTCGATCAATTAGGACAAGCGCTGTCCGAACAATATGGAGTGCCCTACTTCGAGCTGGTGCCGCAAGCAGTCAATCCACAGATCGCCCGTTTGCTACCGGAAACAATGGCTCGCCAACGCGGTTGTGTGCCAGTCGGTGTCTCCGGCAATCAAATGCAATTAGCCATGGTGGCCCCCGACGACATTGAGACGATTGCCGAAACCGAGCTGATCACTGGCTATCATGTCGAGCCGGTCGTAGCACTCGACAGCCCTCTCCAATCGGCGATCGACCGCAGCTTCGACGACCGAATTGTTGCTCGCCAGACGATTGTTGACATGAAGATGGCCGATCTGGCGGCTGCGGAAGACTCAATCGACGAGTCGCTCGCGGAAGAGCCAGTCGAAAAAGAAGACCTGGCTCCTGTCGTCCGCCTGGTGCGGGCGATTCTCATGGGTGCGATCAATGCAGGCACAAGCGATATTCACCTCGAGCCTCACATCCCCGAAATGCGGGTACGCTATCGGGTGGATGGTGAATTACAGCAGGTGATGACGATTCCCAATCACATTGAGGAAGCAGTCGTCTCGCGCATCAAAGTCATGGCCGACATGGATACCACCGAGAATCGTCGTCCGCAGGACGGGCGGCTTAGTGTGAGTGAAGCCGGGGCACGCGTCAACTTTCGTGTTAGCTCTATTCCAACCGTGGGTGGCGAGAAAGTTGTGATGCGTTTGCTCGACGAAGGCAATAAAGTCTTCGACCTCAAATCGCTCGGTCTGCACGATCGCGATTTGAAGACCCTGCAATCGCTGATCGATAAACCGCATGGCATGCTCGTGGTGACCGGCCCTACAGGTTCCGGTAAAACGACCTCGATGTATGCGATTCTCTCGCAACTCAATAGGGCCTTGTTGAACAATTAG
- a CDS encoding prepilin-type N-terminal cleavage/methylation domain-containing protein has protein sequence MGSDRYFRVHNARRANARRAFSLIELMAVLTIIGIISSAVFLRFGASTYQSTNAAGFTRMLMLDLNQARARTISTGDNHYLQLTRDGGIVTSYTLYRDTGSGAVVVDRIVDVPEGTLVTTATDQWAFDFDGSLGSGTGVGTIQVTGHFYTWTISVYRATGTISSSKVSL, from the coding sequence ATGGGATCGGACCGCTACTTTCGAGTTCACAACGCACGTCGCGCTAATGCGCGACGTGCGTTTTCGCTGATTGAACTCATGGCGGTGCTTACCATCATTGGAATCATCTCGTCGGCGGTCTTCTTGCGGTTCGGTGCATCTACTTACCAAAGTACCAACGCCGCGGGATTCACCCGCATGCTAATGCTCGACTTGAATCAAGCTCGGGCGAGAACCATCAGTACTGGTGATAACCACTATCTGCAGCTCACGCGTGATGGGGGGATCGTCACTAGCTACACCCTCTATCGCGACACTGGAAGCGGTGCTGTAGTAGTTGACCGTATCGTCGATGTTCCCGAAGGTACTCTTGTCACTACGGCCACGGATCAGTGGGCCTTCGACTTCGACGGATCCCTCGGCTCCGGCACCGGCGTCGGCACCATCCAGGTGACCGGCCATTTCTACACATGGACCATTTCGGTCTATCGGGCAACCGGAACGATCTCGTCGAGCAAAGTCAGCTTGTAA
- a CDS encoding response regulator, whose amino-acid sequence MAKNKNHILLIEEDPTLAEITSFRLELLGHEVSVLHSAEEALHWLEKSSTDLMIIGHFLPGMDGFEFLNRISNEVKTSKIPTMLLSPNSELDDVQQAFNAGADEYLVTPYDPQTLEHKVNRLAGLEL is encoded by the coding sequence GTGGCGAAGAACAAGAATCACATTCTGCTGATCGAAGAAGATCCGACTTTAGCCGAGATCACTTCGTTTCGTCTGGAATTGCTGGGGCATGAAGTATCGGTGCTTCACTCGGCCGAAGAAGCCTTACATTGGCTTGAGAAGAGCTCTACCGATCTGATGATCATCGGGCACTTTCTGCCCGGCATGGACGGCTTCGAGTTTCTCAATCGTATCAGTAACGAAGTGAAAACATCGAAGATTCCCACCATGCTGCTTTCGCCCAACTCCGAACTCGACGACGTGCAACAAGCGTTCAATGCGGGTGCGGATGAGTATCTGGTAACGCCATACGATCCTCAAACTCTCGAACACAAGGTCAACCGTCTGGCTGGGCTCGAACTGTAG
- a CDS encoding PilN domain-containing protein, which yields MNRTSPQQRTPGDRRKRVDRRQNGDRRRNAERRTPVIHITPSMLHAVIVVERPGEQQDLAVCRSLQWRASNEPLHAPETKHELTAALTKLSTEERLAGSGAVLLLSSEMCVTRAVTGTTEHVNRETGQLRERSQLYLMLGPGRKVIASSSTPLDARHSYALLSVATEQTLQVLKQTVEASGMEVDSIQSSQVALARTVHLARRSKSKADLVISVNDSRVELGVMGGGRMFLDYRPGGGVDIQQLGKLLVQHHTRLCRYCQRHHGLEDSNLTQIVVSGPRQQVQQACDQLAPLDRLQVFPLETGGLELPWELRGEKLTPELAAAIGGALTLKDEEADRGPNLVEELTGVTHPPLLRLLLPKLAPMAAAVLLAAGFMLLNWTTNRNMGQMKFDLAQLAPQAARSSQLRMDILADQKELEQLSKMGSKLSKPPYSLMLKNLTQSIPDEIWLASVRIEGAQTATLAGSSYTESSIYDLVGNLQHLPGTGQVALQGTGVGRSHNRDSTTFDISMDLDLTGRNTRPEEAL from the coding sequence ATGAACCGTACATCTCCCCAACAACGAACGCCTGGCGATCGCCGCAAACGAGTCGATCGTCGCCAAAATGGTGATCGACGTCGCAATGCCGAGCGGCGGACTCCGGTAATCCATATCACCCCTTCCATGCTGCATGCAGTGATCGTGGTCGAACGCCCTGGTGAACAACAAGATCTTGCTGTTTGCCGGTCGCTGCAATGGCGAGCCAGCAACGAACCGCTGCATGCCCCCGAAACCAAACATGAGCTCACCGCCGCTCTCACCAAACTCTCTACCGAGGAACGTTTGGCAGGCTCCGGCGCGGTACTGCTGCTCAGCAGCGAAATGTGCGTTACCCGCGCAGTCACTGGAACCACCGAACACGTTAACCGGGAAACTGGTCAACTACGTGAGCGGAGCCAACTTTATCTGATGCTCGGCCCAGGCCGAAAGGTAATTGCCAGCAGCAGCACCCCCTTGGATGCACGTCACTCGTACGCTTTGTTGTCGGTCGCTACCGAACAAACGCTGCAGGTTCTCAAGCAAACGGTAGAAGCATCGGGCATGGAGGTCGATTCGATTCAATCGTCGCAAGTCGCTCTCGCCCGCACGGTTCATCTTGCCCGCAGGTCAAAATCGAAAGCCGATCTGGTGATCAGTGTGAACGACTCACGCGTGGAACTCGGCGTGATGGGTGGCGGACGCATGTTCCTCGACTATCGCCCGGGTGGGGGTGTCGATATCCAGCAACTCGGCAAACTGCTCGTACAGCACCACACCCGATTGTGCCGGTACTGCCAGCGTCACCATGGCCTGGAAGATAGCAATCTGACTCAAATCGTGGTGAGCGGACCTCGCCAGCAAGTGCAGCAAGCATGCGACCAACTCGCTCCCCTTGATCGCCTGCAGGTGTTTCCATTGGAAACCGGCGGTCTCGAACTGCCCTGGGAGCTCCGCGGCGAAAAATTAACTCCCGAACTTGCAGCCGCTATCGGCGGGGCCTTGACGCTAAAAGACGAAGAAGCCGATCGAGGGCCCAATCTGGTAGAGGAGCTAACCGGTGTAACCCATCCTCCGCTCCTCCGGTTGCTGTTACCAAAGCTGGCTCCGATGGCTGCAGCCGTGTTGCTGGCAGCAGGCTTCATGCTGCTTAATTGGACGACCAACCGTAATATGGGACAAATGAAATTCGACCTGGCGCAGCTCGCCCCGCAAGCTGCCCGGTCGTCGCAATTGCGAATGGATATTCTGGCGGATCAAAAGGAGCTGGAGCAGCTCAGTAAAATGGGCAGCAAGCTATCGAAGCCCCCCTATTCGCTAATGCTAAAGAATCTCACACAGAGCATTCCCGATGAAATCTGGTTGGCTTCTGTCCGCATCGAAGGTGCGCAAACCGCAACTCTCGCTGGCAGCAGTTATACGGAAAGCAGCATCTACGACCTTGTCGGTAACCTCCAGCATCTACCAGGAACTGGCCAAGTCGCCCTGCAAGGAACGGGAGTTGGACGCAGTCACAACCGAGATTCGACGACCTTCGACATATCGATGGACCTTGATTTAACAGGGCGCAACACCCGGCCTGAGGAGGCACTGTAA